One window from the genome of Vibrio vulnificus NBRC 15645 = ATCC 27562 encodes:
- the gspD gene encoding type II secretion system secretin GspD, translating to MKHWFSKSAWLLAGTLACSSGVLANEFSASFKGTDIQEFINIVGRNLEKTIIVDPSVRGKIDVRSYDVLNEEQYYSFFLNVLEVYGYAVVEMENGVLKVVKSKDSKTSAIPVVSDDTVKGDNVITRVVAVRNVSVRELSPLLRQLIDNAGAGNVVHYDPANIILITGRAAVVNRLAEIIKRVDQAGDTEIEVVELGNASAAEMVRIVDALNRTTDAKNTPEFLQPKLVADERTNSILISGDPKVRDRLKRLIRQLDVEMASKGNNRVVYLKYAKAEDLVDVLKGVSDNLQAEKNSGQKGASSQRNDVVIAAHQGTNSLVLTAPPDIMLALQEVITQLDIRRAQVLIEALIVEMAEGDGVNLGVQWGNLETGAVIQYSNTGTPIGKVMVGLEEAKDKTVTDSRWNSDTGKYEPYSRTEAGDYSTLAAALAGVNGAAMSLVMGDWTALISAVSSDSNSNILSSPSITVMDNGEASFIVGEEVPVITGSTAGSNNDNPFQTVDRKEVGIKLKVVPQINEGDSVQLNIEQEVSNVLGANGAVDVRFAKRQLNTSVIVQDGQMLVLGGLIDERALESESKVPLLGDIPILGHLFKSTNTQVEKKNLMVFIKPTIIRDGMTADGITQRKYNYIRAEQLYKAEQGLKLMDDGHIPVLPKFGEDKRHPAEIQAFIDQMEQQ from the coding sequence GTGAAACATTGGTTTAGCAAAAGCGCTTGGCTACTCGCAGGTACCTTAGCCTGCTCAAGCGGCGTGCTGGCAAACGAGTTTAGTGCAAGCTTTAAAGGCACCGATATTCAAGAGTTCATCAATATTGTCGGTCGAAACTTAGAAAAGACCATCATTGTCGACCCTTCGGTGCGAGGCAAAATTGATGTACGCAGCTACGACGTATTAAATGAAGAGCAGTACTACAGCTTTTTCCTAAACGTACTTGAAGTGTATGGCTACGCGGTGGTTGAAATGGAAAATGGCGTACTGAAAGTCGTCAAATCCAAAGATTCCAAAACCTCCGCCATTCCCGTGGTCAGTGATGACACCGTGAAGGGCGACAATGTCATTACACGCGTGGTTGCGGTGCGTAATGTCTCTGTGCGAGAGCTGTCTCCTTTGTTACGCCAACTGATTGATAATGCGGGCGCTGGTAACGTGGTGCACTATGATCCGGCCAATATCATCTTGATCACGGGCCGTGCAGCGGTAGTGAATCGTTTGGCAGAAATCATCAAACGCGTGGACCAAGCGGGCGATACGGAAATCGAAGTGGTAGAGCTAGGTAATGCGTCGGCGGCGGAAATGGTTCGTATTGTTGATGCGCTAAACCGCACTACCGATGCGAAAAACACCCCAGAATTTTTGCAGCCAAAATTGGTGGCCGATGAGCGCACCAATTCGATTTTGATTTCGGGTGACCCTAAAGTCCGTGATCGCTTGAAGCGTTTGATTCGCCAACTCGATGTGGAAATGGCGAGCAAAGGCAACAACCGTGTTGTTTACCTCAAATACGCCAAAGCGGAAGATTTGGTTGATGTGCTTAAAGGGGTCTCTGATAACCTGCAAGCAGAGAAAAACTCTGGTCAAAAGGGCGCGTCTTCACAGCGCAACGATGTGGTGATCGCCGCTCACCAAGGCACCAACTCGCTGGTACTGACCGCGCCACCCGATATTATGTTGGCGTTGCAAGAGGTGATTACTCAGTTAGATATTCGCCGCGCACAAGTACTGATTGAAGCCTTGATTGTCGAAATGGCAGAGGGCGATGGTGTGAACTTGGGTGTGCAATGGGGTAACTTGGAAACGGGTGCTGTCATCCAATATAGCAATACCGGTACGCCAATTGGCAAAGTGATGGTTGGCCTGGAAGAGGCAAAAGATAAAACAGTAACAGACAGTCGTTGGAATAGTGACACTGGTAAGTATGAACCATATTCACGTACAGAAGCTGGAGACTATTCGACCCTTGCTGCAGCACTCGCTGGTGTAAACGGTGCGGCAATGAGCCTTGTTATGGGGGACTGGACAGCCCTGATCAGCGCTGTTTCGAGTGATTCCAACTCCAATATTCTGTCTTCACCAAGTATTACCGTGATGGACAATGGTGAAGCGTCTTTCATTGTTGGCGAAGAAGTTCCTGTTATTACCGGTTCAACCGCGGGCTCGAACAACGATAACCCGTTCCAAACCGTCGATCGTAAAGAAGTGGGCATCAAGCTTAAAGTGGTACCGCAAATTAACGAAGGCGACTCGGTTCAGCTTAATATCGAACAAGAAGTATCTAACGTTTTGGGTGCTAATGGGGCGGTGGACGTTCGTTTTGCTAAACGTCAGCTCAATACCTCAGTGATTGTGCAAGATGGCCAAATGTTGGTGCTTGGTGGTTTGATCGATGAGCGTGCGTTAGAGAGTGAATCAAAAGTACCGCTACTGGGCGATATTCCAATTTTGGGGCATTTGTTTAAATCCACCAATACTCAAGTAGAAAAGAAAAATCTAATGGTGTTCATCAAGCCGACCATCATTCGTGATGGTATGACGGCGGATGGTATTACCCAGCGTAAGTACAACTACATTCGCGCCGAGCAGCTCTACAAAGCAGAGCAAGGGCTAAAACTGATGGATGATGGCCACATTCCTGTGTTGCCGAAATTTGGTGAAGACAAACGCCACCCGGCTGAAATTCAAGCCTTTATCGACCAAATGGAACAGCAGTAA